GGAACTTCCACCGTTTTTTTGCCGGCATTATTTACTTTCAGGGCATCGCCGTTCCAGCTCAGTTCCAGGTTGCGGGCTGTATTGCCACGTTCAATATTGGCGACAGTAAATTTCGACGTACGTTCGTTGGCGTTATGTTGCCAGGTGATCGGCAGTTTCTTGCCGTTATATTGTGCGGTCAGTAATTTTTCGATGGCCTGCGGACTTTCTGTATCCGAAGTATATACGGCGCCGGTAAATGACATCTTGTCCAGGGTAGTATTGGTACTGGCTTTCAGGCCATATACATCTACTGAAAAGGAAGGTTTGATCACCTTGAACCCAAAGTTGAATTCTTTGAGTGCTGCCGGTACATCCATGACCTTACCCAGCTTAAAAGTAGCTTCGTAGGCTTTACCTGGTTGCAGATTTTCATCCGGCCGGAATTCGATAGTAGTGGCATCGATCCAGTATGATTTCCCTTTTATGGACGGGGAAAAGGTGAACACTTCTTTTTCAAGTGCTTCATTCTGCGTATGTGTTACGTTTACCTGTCCGGCAAGATGTACGCGGATAGGGCTTTGTTTGGAGATGATCCCCGCGGTATATGCCTCAATATATCTGGCAAATTCGGGATTCATTTCTTTTCGTGCGGTCCGGCAGCCGCTCATCAATGAAAGTGCTGCCAGGGAAACAAATAATGCTACAACAGCAAAGAACCGTTTTGTCAGGTGCATCAGGGAATGGATTATGGTGATTAACTATTACTATTAAATACGAATGTAACAGGATTTATGTAATTAAATGGGTTGTCCTGATCAGCGAAGATAATTTTTTTTAAATATATATATCAATATTCGCCAACCAGGATGATGATGTTATATTGTAAATCACTGTTTACCGTTAGTTAACCGGATAAATTTATCTACGCAGGCCGGTAGTTCATCTTCGTAATGGGTAACATAGATGAGTGTTACGGGCATATGTTCACAAAGCAGTTCTATTACTTTTTTGAAATGTTGTTTTTGTTGTGCATCCAGTCCCTGGCAAGGTTCATCAAAGATCAGGAGTGGCGGGTTCTTTACCAGTGCACGCGCCAGCAGCACCAGGCGCTGGGCGCTTTCAGGCACCTGTTTGAATGGCGACGCTGTATGCTGGCCGATGCCAAGGATGTCCATCCAGTCTTTTGCTATCTGCACCTGGGCGGGTGTAGCCGGGCGGATGCTGCCGATGATATCGGAGAAACCGGAACATACTACCTGTAAACAATGATCGCGCGAAGTGAAGTACTGATGAAGTTCGGGAGAGATAAAACCGATCTTCTTTTTAATATCCCAGATGCTTTCGCCGCTGCCACGTTTGCGGTCAAACAGCCATAGCTTGTTGGCATAAGCCTGTGGATTATCACCATTGATGAGACTCAGTAAGGTAGATTTACCTGCACCGTTATGTCCCAGCAAAGCCCATTTCTCATTGGGTTTCACCGTCCAGTTAATATTATCCAGGATCACATTCTCTCCATACTTTACCCGTACGTTTTCCATCTTTACAATCGTCTGAAAGTCCGGTGTGGTAGTACGTTGCACCAATGCTGATATTTTAGCCGCTTCCATTTCGGGCAATGGCTGTTCCTTTTGCGCAGGTAACGGGCGCTTGATAAATTCACTGCGTGTATACTTACCCGTTATTACGCCATTTTCGAGCGTTAGTACATGGGTGATATGATCCGGTATTTCATGCGGTGCGGTAGCCAGCAATACGGTGGTGCCGTTGCGGATAATCTCATTGACCATGTTACTGAAGTCCTTACGTGCCTGTATATCCAGCCCGATGAACGGGTTGTCGAGCATGAGCAGTTGTGGCTGTTGCAGGAGTGCTTTTGCGATCATTACCCGCCGGGTTTCACCATTGGATAGTTTGATCAGCCGCTTTTCCAGCAGTGGGGCTATGCGCAGGGGTACTACCAGTGCAGGCAATTCGCTGACCTGGAGATACTCCGTCACGGTAGGCGAATTTTCCGCATCCATACTGTTGAACCGCTGCTGATAGTAAAAATCTGTGGTCGTATTGGAGAGGTTGCGGAAAGTATGATGATGGCCTACCATCGCCACCAGGTTACGGTAGTTGAAATAAGGATCGGTGATGGTATGCGTAGCGCGCCAATCGTCATAAAAGTGATGATGGATGCTGCCGTTGATAATATTGAATTTGCCCAGGATGGTATTCAGCAGGGCCGTTTTGCCGGAGCCGCTGTCGCCGGTAACCGCCCATTGTTCTCCTTTGCTGATCTGCCAGCTGAGCGCATTGAAGAGTGTTTTGTCGAGGTATCTTACGGTGATGTGTTCCAGTGAAAGGAACGGCGTCTGCTTATCTTCCATCATTCTTGGTTACACTAAAGATTCATTTATAGGCTATAAAATTAGCAGTATTATTGAAAGCTTCCATTAAATTTATAGCAAAGTTGTGTTTATGAATTGGGAAATTAAGTCCTTCGGGGAACTGACAACGCAGGAGCTGTATGCAATACTGCATTTGCGGAACGAGGTGTTTGTGGTAGAGCAGCGGTGCTTGTACCAGGATATTGACTACGCTGATCAGCAAGCGTTGCATGTGATGGGCAGGGATGCCAACGGTCAGTTGCTGGCTTATACCCGGGTGTTTGCGCCTGGCATTAGATTTCCTGAATCATCGATAGGCCGTGTAGTCACTTCTCAGCTGGCGAGGGGCACTGGTGCCGGCAGGGAACTGATGAAAAAATCCATTGCCACTGTACAGGAACATTATGGGAAGGGTGCTATAAAGATCGGCGCCCAGCAATATTTACAGCGTTTTTATACGTCGCTTGGATTTGAACAAACGAGTGATACGTACCTGGAGGATGGGATACCGCATATTGAAATGATCCGGCGCTGATTATTTTTTGGGTATTTTCTTTTTCTCCACCTTCGATGGTATCAAATGATGTTGCTTTATTCTGTACAGCGGAAACTGGTATGATATGGTGTATTGCATATCAAATACGGCATTTTTGGAGCCGCTGCCAAAGCCTGGTATCACCAGTGGTGTGATCTCATCAGATTTTACGTTATTGATCAGGATGCGCTCACGCAGATTCCATCCCAGGAAAAAGTTTTTCAATACTTCTGCTTTCAGTCCCACTACCAGTTCTACCCAATGGGCATTGACATTGGTTTTAGGGATGCTGCCTGCGAGGTTTTTACCCCAGTATGGACTATTGATCGTATAGGAAGGTACTTCATAGGTGAGGTGGGAAAAGCCGTACCGTATGCCGCCATAGAACATGTTTTTTTCTGACGGGTATTGTCTTTTCAGGAAGTTATAATCCACGCCCAGTGTTATAAAAGCGCCGCTTCCTTTATAAGTGTAGTTGGAATCGCTGAAGGGGGTATTGGTGTAACCCGCTTCTGCGGCGAGATACAGGTCACTTTTAATTCGGGCATCCGCTATTACGGTTACTTCTTTCCGGTAAGGATAATACACGGCGGTTAGAATACGGCCAAGATCGAGCCCCAGTCGTAACCCGCCGGGTACGAAGTACGAGCTGTCCTTATAAGTAATGGCAGCTGTGGTATCAGCTGCGGGTTTATGAATAGTATCTGTTTTAACGGCTGCCGGCTTTTGTTGTGCCTGTGCAGTAACGCCCCACAGGATACTACTGATTAAAGAAAAACAAAGTAAGATGCGTATCATTACTGCTGGTTACTGTCTTTAAATTAATTAGAACGGAATCAATTGTATGCCGTGTAGCTACTACCGTATCCAGGTAATAGTAAGTGCCGAAGCCGCATCCGGGTGATATAAAATGTGTGGTGCGTGTATACCTGAACGTTAGTGTGTCCGGCGTGAGCGTGGAGTCCACTTTCAGGTAAAACTGGCTGCTATCCACCAGGGGCGACAATGTCAGGAATATATTTTTCAGCCGTTGTTGTTTGTAGATACTGTCCCTTCCCAGTGCATACAAGGTTACTTTGGGCATGGTTGTGTCCCATACTTTACCTGCGCTGTCGCGCCGGAACAATACCTGCAGGTCCGAACGCAATGTCTGGTCGCAGATCTTTGTTTCATTTTCACAAGCTGCAATGGCTGCCAGTAATGAACACGTGAGTAATATCTGGTAAATGCTTTTCATTCCTTGTTTACAGTTGGCAAGATATTAAATTCCCAGCTCCTTTTTGAGGAATCTGGCAGTATGGCTGTCTTTACAGGTGCTGATCTGTTCGGGTGTACCGGTACATAAAATGGTACCGCCACCACCACCGCCTTCAGGACCCAGGTCTATTACATAATCTGCCATCTTGATGACGTCGAGATTATGTTCTATCACCAATACCGTATTGCCGCGGTCTACCAGTTTGTTCAACACTTTCAGCAGCAGTAAAATATCCTGGAAATGTAAACCTGTAGTAGGTTCGTCGAGGATATAGATGGTTTTGCCGGTATCTTTTTTAGAGAGTTCGGTGGCCAGTTTTACACGCTGCGCTTCTCCACCGGAGAGGGTTACAGCAGATTGACCCAGGGTGATATATCCCAGGCCCACATCCTGCAGTGTTTTTATTTTCCGGTAGATCCAGGGTACTGCCTGGAAAAATTCTACGGCCTCGTCTACCGTCATATCCAGTACATCGGAGATCGATTTTCCTTTGTAACGGATCTCTAGTGTTTCCCGGTTGTAGCGGCGACCATTACATTTTTCACAGTGCACATATACATCGGGGAGGAAGTTCATTTCTATGACGCGCATGCCGCCGCCTTCACAAACATCACAGCGGCCGGTTTTTACATTGAAAGAAAAACGACCTGCATTGTAGCCCCTGATCTTGGCTTCCGGTACCATCGCAAACAGGGTGCGTATATCCGTAAAGAAGCCACAATAGGTAGCCGGATTGCTGCGCGGGGTGCGGCCTATGGGCGACTGGTCTATCTCAATGACTTTATCTATATGCTCCAGCCCTTTAATGCTTTTGTAGGGCATGGGCACCATTTTGGAGTCATAGGCATGTTTAGACAGAATGGGGTACAGTGTTTCGTTGATCAGGGTAGACTTACCGCTGCCGGAAACACCTG
The Chitinophaga sp. MM2321 DNA segment above includes these coding regions:
- a CDS encoding ATP-binding cassette domain-containing protein; translated protein: MMEDKQTPFLSLEHITVRYLDKTLFNALSWQISKGEQWAVTGDSGSGKTALLNTILGKFNIINGSIHHHFYDDWRATHTITDPYFNYRNLVAMVGHHHTFRNLSNTTTDFYYQQRFNSMDAENSPTVTEYLQVSELPALVVPLRIAPLLEKRLIKLSNGETRRVMIAKALLQQPQLLMLDNPFIGLDIQARKDFSNMVNEIIRNGTTVLLATAPHEIPDHITHVLTLENGVITGKYTRSEFIKRPLPAQKEQPLPEMEAAKISALVQRTTTPDFQTIVKMENVRVKYGENVILDNINWTVKPNEKWALLGHNGAGKSTLLSLINGDNPQAYANKLWLFDRKRGSGESIWDIKKKIGFISPELHQYFTSRDHCLQVVCSGFSDIIGSIRPATPAQVQIAKDWMDILGIGQHTASPFKQVPESAQRLVLLARALVKNPPLLIFDEPCQGLDAQQKQHFKKVIELLCEHMPVTLIYVTHYEDELPACVDKFIRLTNGKQ
- a CDS encoding GNAT family N-acetyltransferase, with the translated sequence MNWEIKSFGELTTQELYAILHLRNEVFVVEQRCLYQDIDYADQQALHVMGRDANGQLLAYTRVFAPGIRFPESSIGRVVTSQLARGTGAGRELMKKSIATVQEHYGKGAIKIGAQQYLQRFYTSLGFEQTSDTYLEDGIPHIEMIRR
- a CDS encoding DUF6452 family protein, translated to MKSIYQILLTCSLLAAIAACENETKICDQTLRSDLQVLFRRDSAGKVWDTTMPKVTLYALGRDSIYKQQRLKNIFLTLSPLVDSSQFYLKVDSTLTPDTLTFRYTRTTHFISPGCGFGTYYYLDTVVATRHTIDSVLINLKTVTSSNDTHLTLFFFNQ
- a CDS encoding DUF6048 family protein, which produces MIRILLCFSLISSILWGVTAQAQQKPAAVKTDTIHKPAADTTAAITYKDSSYFVPGGLRLGLDLGRILTAVYYPYRKEVTVIADARIKSDLYLAAEAGYTNTPFSDSNYTYKGSGAFITLGVDYNFLKRQYPSEKNMFYGGIRYGFSHLTYEVPSYTINSPYWGKNLAGSIPKTNVNAHWVELVVGLKAEVLKNFFLGWNLRERILINNVKSDEITPLVIPGFGSGSKNAVFDMQYTISYQFPLYRIKQHHLIPSKVEKKKIPKK